A genomic region of Lysinibacillus sp. 2017 contains the following coding sequences:
- a CDS encoding divergent PAP2 family protein, whose product MEILQNTPLWLGVFAIVFAQVLKVPINFIVTRKIDWSLLTSTGGMPSSHSAAVTSLATAVGFETGLDSPIFAVAAMFAGIVMYDASHVRFQAGQHAAVLNEIRHDLQLFYKEIKRWPDMNEQERIEDLKTLLGHKKSEVFIGGLAGIVFSFLVYSII is encoded by the coding sequence ATCGAGATTTTACAAAATACGCCACTTTGGCTTGGGGTCTTCGCTATTGTATTTGCACAGGTATTAAAAGTCCCTATTAACTTTATTGTGACGCGTAAAATTGACTGGAGCTTACTCACTTCTACTGGAGGTATGCCTAGCTCTCACTCCGCCGCAGTAACAAGTTTAGCAACTGCGGTCGGCTTTGAAACGGGCCTTGATTCACCTATTTTTGCTGTTGCTGCAATGTTTGCAGGAATCGTTATGTATGACGCAAGCCATGTACGTTTCCAAGCAGGTCAACATGCTGCCGTGCTTAACGAAATACGCCATGATCTGCAATTATTTTATAAAGAAATAAAACGTTGGCCAGATATGAACGAGCAAGAAAGGATAGAGGATTTAAAAACATTGCTTGGTCATAAAAAAAGTGAGGTATTCATCGGAGGTCTTGCCGGTATTGTCTTTTCATTCCTTGTTTACAGCATAATTTAA
- a CDS encoding YuiB family protein: protein MMNDVSLVQLIISIVLFFVMFFGIGFLLNMLLRMTWLMACLYPFVVVFIIDEVSFLDYIFKPGTAFPALVDKVQVLQIVDILILAGGFGGALVAGFVMIALRKAGYRMF from the coding sequence ATTATGAATGACGTTTCATTAGTACAACTAATTATTTCGATTGTCTTATTTTTTGTTATGTTTTTCGGAATTGGCTTCTTGTTAAATATGTTATTACGTATGACTTGGTTAATGGCATGCCTTTATCCATTCGTTGTCGTATTTATAATTGACGAAGTAAGTTTCCTTGATTACATTTTTAAACCTGGCACAGCCTTCCCTGCGTTGGTGGATAAAGTACAGGTATTACAAATTGTTGATATTTTAATTTTAGCTGGTGGATTTGGTGGTGCCTTAGTAGCAGGCTTTGTTATGATTGCACTTCGTAAAGCAGGCTATCGTATGTTCTAA
- a CDS encoding NUDIX domain-containing protein, whose product MGKDRGKVWLGVAAIVENERGEWLLVKKTYGGLKGAWSLPAGFVQQAETVTTAAMREVLEETGVACSIKGLVGFRSGVILNDISDNMAIFYCKPVEENPELKLQEREIIEACWMAPKEIAQHELSSVMLKEMANEHIAEHVHPIIEDINPGDIFGYNEYHLYFKK is encoded by the coding sequence TTGGGGAAAGATCGAGGCAAAGTTTGGCTAGGGGTAGCTGCAATTGTTGAAAATGAACGTGGCGAATGGTTGCTTGTGAAAAAGACATATGGAGGTTTAAAAGGCGCCTGGTCACTTCCTGCAGGCTTTGTACAACAGGCGGAAACCGTGACAACTGCAGCCATGCGGGAAGTATTAGAAGAAACTGGGGTAGCTTGTAGCATTAAGGGACTTGTAGGTTTTCGTTCAGGAGTCATTTTAAATGATATTAGTGATAATATGGCGATTTTTTATTGTAAGCCAGTGGAGGAAAATCCAGAGCTAAAATTACAAGAGCGTGAAATTATCGAAGCATGCTGGATGGCACCAAAAGAAATTGCGCAGCATGAATTGTCTTCTGTAATGCTAAAAGAAATGGCTAATGAGCATATAGCAGAACATGTTCATCCGATTATTGAAGACATAAATCCAGGGGATATTTTCGGCTATAACGAATATCATTTATATTTCAAGAAATAA
- a CDS encoding EAL-associated domain-containing protein — MSVLEMLDKLDQIEVLYEPIYSADGHRVVAYEVIGQVNVENDVINIEQFTYQKDAPEDIRAEIEQLFVRKSLQSVAEKITDVGLFLPCNPNLLMLDFGESYFNMLKEMITEENLPNITLVMAEHKFTGDIQQLHHAVRYIKTYGVKIALADVGSQTQLENLLMLEPNVLKINVAQLNYNLWGAQNPAFATIRALALKMGALLLIENIETVYQLQYGWKNGARYYKGPYLQEPQQQFVSRDSLKERFRNECEQFIATEKKRLIQKYEEMKRLEKTIYTVVEQIAPKSTQEEKLMQLAKALENCAFRIYICESNGFQTSPNICWKEQQWEVQQWAKGKNWSWRPYFLLNIIKMSNDHKGELSSVYSDIETGELTRTFSMALTNQEFLFIDISYDYLYEHNIVN; from the coding sequence ATGAGTGTTTTAGAGATGCTAGATAAGTTAGATCAAATCGAAGTATTATACGAGCCAATCTATAGCGCTGATGGCCATCGTGTGGTTGCTTATGAAGTCATTGGGCAAGTGAATGTCGAAAACGATGTCATTAATATAGAACAATTTACATACCAAAAAGACGCACCAGAAGATATCCGAGCAGAAATAGAACAGCTTTTTGTGCGCAAATCATTACAGTCTGTAGCAGAAAAAATAACTGATGTTGGACTATTCCTTCCATGCAATCCGAATTTACTCATGCTTGATTTTGGAGAAAGCTATTTCAACATGCTAAAAGAAATGATCACGGAAGAAAATTTACCAAATATTACGCTTGTTATGGCTGAACATAAATTTACAGGAGATATCCAGCAACTTCATCATGCAGTGCGTTATATTAAAACGTATGGCGTGAAGATTGCACTTGCAGATGTAGGCTCGCAAACGCAATTAGAAAACTTACTAATGTTAGAGCCGAACGTGTTAAAAATAAATGTAGCGCAATTAAACTATAATTTATGGGGTGCTCAAAATCCTGCGTTTGCAACGATTCGGGCATTAGCATTAAAAATGGGGGCCCTATTATTAATTGAGAACATCGAGACAGTGTATCAGTTGCAGTACGGTTGGAAGAACGGAGCGCGTTATTACAAAGGTCCTTACTTGCAAGAACCCCAGCAACAGTTTGTATCCCGTGATTCACTCAAGGAACGCTTCCGCAATGAGTGTGAGCAATTCATCGCTACAGAGAAAAAGCGACTGATTCAAAAATATGAAGAGATGAAGCGACTTGAAAAAACAATTTATACAGTTGTTGAACAGATTGCCCCGAAAAGCACACAGGAAGAAAAGCTAATGCAGTTGGCAAAAGCTTTAGAAAATTGTGCATTCCGAATTTATATTTGTGAAAGCAATGGATTCCAAACATCACCAAATATTTGTTGGAAAGAACAGCAATGGGAAGTACAGCAATGGGCAAAGGGGAAAAACTGGAGTTGGCGTCCATACTTTTTATTGAATATCATTAAAATGTCAAATGATCATAAAGGTGAACTTTCCTCTGTATATAGTGATATTGAAACGGGTGAATTAACAAGAACTTTTTCAATGGCATTAACGAATCAAGAGTTTTTATTTATCGACATTTCGTACGATTACTTATATGAACATAATATAGTCAATTAA
- a CDS encoding iron-sulfur cluster assembly accessory protein, whose protein sequence is MASEKQIIILTEAASFQVKEMMVQNEEQHASLRVAVKGGGCSGLSYGMAFDSAINEADFIDNQYGIQILVSKEDAGILQGTKIDFKQSLMGGGFTIDNPNALASCGCGSSFKAAARPAEPQNCE, encoded by the coding sequence ATGGCAAGTGAAAAACAAATAATTATTTTAACCGAAGCGGCCTCATTTCAAGTCAAAGAAATGATGGTTCAAAATGAAGAACAGCATGCTAGCCTACGTGTAGCTGTAAAAGGTGGCGGCTGCAGTGGCCTGTCATACGGTATGGCATTTGATAGCGCAATTAACGAAGCTGATTTTATCGACAACCAATATGGTATTCAAATTTTGGTATCAAAAGAAGATGCAGGAATTTTACAGGGTACAAAAATTGATTTTAAACAATCCCTTATGGGGGGCGGCTTTACCATTGATAACCCGAACGCACTTGCTTCATGTGGCTGTGGTTCAAGCTTTAAAGCAGCAGCACGACCAGCAGAACCACAAAATTGTGAGTAA
- a CDS encoding DUF2225 domain-containing protein, which produces MEVSPFYEKNVDCMHCKKSFPTLKVRSKSIKIEHTETDFQPIYTDDLVNALYYNVFVCQHCGFSFTEDFNKYFAPGVKEILEAQVCNNWIPHNFNGERSIFDAIQAYKLAFLCATIKKEKYVITSGLALRLAWLYRSLKNVGQEKRFLTLARDHYMESFSTEDYASTQMSGVRIMYMIAELSRRLEDYENATRFFSRVIESQRTGGEAKLVDMAKEQWELVRAAREQVSQ; this is translated from the coding sequence ATGGAAGTTTCACCTTTTTACGAAAAAAATGTAGACTGTATGCATTGCAAAAAAAGCTTTCCTACATTAAAAGTTCGCTCAAAATCAATTAAAATTGAACACACAGAAACCGATTTCCAACCAATTTATACAGATGATCTTGTGAATGCACTTTATTATAATGTATTCGTTTGTCAGCATTGTGGTTTTTCATTTACAGAAGACTTCAATAAATATTTTGCACCAGGTGTTAAAGAAATATTAGAAGCACAAGTATGTAATAATTGGATTCCGCACAACTTTAATGGAGAGCGTTCTATTTTTGACGCGATTCAAGCATATAAATTAGCTTTCTTATGTGCGACTATTAAAAAAGAGAAGTACGTCATCACTTCAGGACTAGCACTTCGATTAGCTTGGCTGTACCGTTCGTTAAAAAACGTGGGACAAGAAAAACGTTTCTTAACTCTGGCGCGCGATCATTATATGGAAAGCTTCTCTACAGAGGATTATGCAAGTACACAAATGTCAGGTGTACGTATTATGTATATGATTGCCGAACTATCACGTCGTCTTGAAGATTATGAAAATGCCACACGTTTCTTCTCACGTGTTATCGAAAGTCAACGTACTGGCGGTGAAGCGAAGCTAGTGGATATGGCAAAGGAACAATGGGAATTAGTGCGTGCAGCAAGAGAACAAGTATCACAATAA
- a CDS encoding YuzD family protein — MSQSKAIIEIFGAEIMCASCVNAPSSKDTYEWLQAAIERKYQNQPFTIRYIDIEGIIDNERDQDYANRIHEDEFFYPLVLINDEVVGEGYVQIKPVFTALENAGFIPTEE; from the coding sequence ATGTCACAATCAAAAGCAATTATTGAAATTTTCGGTGCAGAAATCATGTGTGCAAGCTGTGTTAATGCGCCCTCATCGAAAGATACATATGAATGGCTACAAGCAGCAATCGAGCGTAAATACCAAAATCAACCGTTTACCATTCGTTATATCGATATTGAAGGCATAATTGATAATGAGCGCGATCAAGATTATGCAAATCGTATTCATGAAGATGAGTTTTTCTATCCTTTAGTGTTAATCAATGATGAAGTTGTTGGTGAGGGTTACGTACAAATTAAGCCTGTTTTCACAGCACTTGAAAACGCTGGCTTTATCCCTACCGAAGAATAA